A stretch of Primulina tabacum isolate GXHZ01 chromosome 13, ASM2559414v2, whole genome shotgun sequence DNA encodes these proteins:
- the LOC142522883 gene encoding uncharacterized protein LOC142522883: MDFFSKFTKPADHSKPASKSQEPNSTTEPSNTDLFSSAKVVAGASQSYFSHQPATYENTEVAGATADILNAASEYGKLDKTQGVGKYVDQAESYLKEYESSNTKPAATSAADTTCDAGVKAAPTTEAAETETAATKGADASTEESTKHKSYVENKTEGLSSKPPAVDAPVKTDTSDVYGEEKADGLPNKTSGGSAATETDAVGEYTDIQAGGGATTKTDVSDDYQQPKVDKYEESTEEDFRKKPTAAATDASEYHAKGTE, from the coding sequence ATGGATTTCTTCTCAAAATTCACCAAACCTGCAGATCATTCCAAGCCAGCTTCGAAGAGTCAGGAGCCAAACAGTACCACTGAACCctccaacactgaccttttcagCAGCGCCAAGGTGGTGGCCGGAGCCTCACAGTCTTATTTCAGCCATCAACCGGCGACCTATGAGAATACTGAGGTCGCCGGGGCCACCGCTGACATTCTTAACGCCGCTTCCGAGTACGGGAAGCTTGATAAAACGCAGGGAGTTGGTAAATATGTCGACCAGGCTGAGAGTTATCTCAAAGAATATGAATCCTCCAATACCAAACCCGCCGCCACCTCCGCCGCTGACACCACGTGTGATGCTGGTGTAAAGGCTGCCCCCACCACTGAAGCGGCAGAGACTGAAACTGCTGCCACCAAGGGAGCTGATGCAAGCACTGAAGAGTCCACCAAGCACAAATCATACGTGGAGAACAAGACGGAGGGTTTGTCTAGTAAGCCGCCTGCCGTAGACGCCCCCGTGAAAACTGATACAAGTGACGTCTATGGAGAGGAAAAGGCTGATGGCTTGCCGAACAAGACGTCAGGCGGCAGCGCTGCCACGGAAACTGATGCGGTAGGCGAGTATACAGACATTCAGGCCGGCGGCGGGGCCACCACAAAAACTGATGTAAGTGACGACTATCAGCAGCCTAAAGTGGATAAATATGAGGAAAGTACAGAAGAAGATTTCAGGAAGAAGCCAACAGCAGCTGCCACCGATGCAAGTGAATACCATGCAAAGGGTACAGAATAA